The Amycolatopsis mongoliensis genome includes a window with the following:
- a CDS encoding helix-turn-helix domain-containing protein — translation MQVDLNLLTALDALLEENSVQAAADRLHLTPPAMSRTLARIRATTGDDILVRTGRTMT, via the coding sequence GTGCAGGTGGATCTGAACCTGCTGACCGCCTTGGACGCGTTGCTGGAGGAGAACTCCGTGCAGGCGGCCGCCGACCGGCTGCACCTCACGCCGCCCGCGATGAGCCGCACGCTGGCGCGGATCCGGGCGACGACCGGTGACGACATCCTGGTGCGCACCGGCCGGACGATGACCTGA
- a CDS encoding TetR/AcrR family transcriptional regulator, translating into MTAATTPKGERRRAALVEAAAKLLVEGGFDAVRHRAVAERAGLPLASTTYYFDSLEELVTAAVEHHSNAELETGRRRLEELATRNRGVQATVELVLEMLLGPETDDPEADAEAVLLRYERLVATGRRPYLRPLMRTLSAQLNELLTEIFARSGTPVSEADLERLVALVDGAVVNALIAVDPAPRAAASRMLQNALDGT; encoded by the coding sequence ATGACCGCTGCGACCACCCCGAAAGGGGAACGACGGCGCGCCGCGCTCGTCGAGGCCGCCGCGAAGCTGCTCGTCGAGGGCGGGTTCGACGCCGTCCGGCACCGGGCGGTCGCCGAGCGCGCGGGGCTGCCGCTCGCGTCGACGACGTACTACTTCGACTCACTGGAAGAGCTGGTCACCGCCGCCGTCGAGCACCACTCGAACGCCGAGCTGGAGACGGGCCGCCGCCGGCTGGAGGAGCTGGCGACCCGCAACCGCGGCGTCCAGGCGACCGTCGAGCTGGTGCTGGAGATGCTGCTGGGGCCCGAGACCGACGACCCGGAGGCCGACGCGGAAGCGGTGCTGCTGCGGTACGAGCGGCTGGTCGCGACCGGCCGCCGTCCGTACCTGCGGCCCCTGATGCGGACGTTGTCGGCGCAGCTCAACGAGCTGCTGACGGAGATCTTCGCCCGCTCGGGCACACCCGTCAGCGAAGCGGACCTGGAACGGCTGGTGGCGCTGGTCGACGGCGCCGTCGTCAACGCCCTGATCGCGGTCGACCCGGCCCCGCGCGCGGCGGCGTCCCGGATGCTGCAGAACGCACTCGACGGCACCTGA
- a CDS encoding FadR/GntR family transcriptional regulator: MTEHRPRGLHGQTVEALASRILSDEWGEGTVLDLPALREELDISLTALREALKVLAAKGMIDARQKRGTFVQPREKWNMLDTDVMRWQTAAADDPGLLDELTEVRTVVEPAAARIAAERASEEDLESLREALADMAAADDAEASVQADLAFHRRLMGATHNNFLMRMERVIAIGLAERDKLVHGASAAEDPVPSHRKVFDAIVAGDPVAAEQAMLALVTKSRDDLAKAQRKA; the protein is encoded by the coding sequence ACCGGCCACGCGGGTTGCACGGCCAGACCGTGGAGGCACTGGCCAGCCGGATCCTCTCCGACGAGTGGGGCGAGGGCACCGTTCTGGACCTGCCGGCGCTGCGCGAAGAGCTCGACATCAGCCTGACCGCGCTGCGCGAGGCGCTGAAAGTGCTGGCCGCGAAGGGGATGATCGACGCCCGGCAGAAGCGCGGCACGTTCGTCCAGCCGCGCGAGAAGTGGAACATGCTCGACACCGACGTCATGCGCTGGCAGACCGCGGCGGCCGACGACCCGGGCCTGCTCGACGAGCTCACCGAGGTCCGCACGGTCGTCGAGCCCGCGGCGGCGCGGATCGCGGCCGAGCGGGCGTCCGAGGAGGACCTCGAGTCGCTGCGGGAGGCGCTGGCCGACATGGCCGCGGCCGACGACGCCGAGGCGAGCGTCCAGGCCGACCTCGCCTTCCACCGGCGGCTGATGGGCGCCACCCACAACAACTTCCTGATGCGGATGGAACGGGTCATCGCGATCGGGCTCGCCGAGCGCGACAAGCTGGTGCACGGGGCGTCGGCGGCGGAGGACCCGGTGCCGAGCCACCGGAAGGTGTTCGACGCGATCGTGGCCGGCGATCCCGTGGCGGCCGAGCAGGCGATGCTGGCGCTCGTCACGAAGTCCCGCGACGACCTGGCGAAGGCGCAGCGGAAGGCGTAA